One region of Microbacterium sp. M28 genomic DNA includes:
- a CDS encoding recombinase family protein — protein MSDLTDLTTGAMHIGGALTSPVHLPHAAAECPKCFTELQQNHDWWHARPRGSRLVGLVVARDGMPSVVTQRDELTRFGVPIEGFRHPAPDILESWSDRLARFISTLNKGDVLVVANVHALGRDREEEARTVADLRQRGIMVKVLSQDSRHLADAMR, from the coding sequence ATGAGCGATCTGACAGACCTGACGACGGGTGCGATGCACATCGGCGGTGCGCTGACGAGTCCGGTGCACCTGCCGCACGCGGCGGCGGAGTGCCCGAAGTGCTTCACCGAGCTGCAGCAGAACCATGACTGGTGGCATGCACGCCCCCGAGGATCCCGCCTGGTCGGTCTGGTCGTCGCCCGCGACGGGATGCCGTCTGTGGTGACCCAGCGCGATGAACTGACCCGCTTCGGGGTTCCGATCGAAGGCTTCCGGCATCCGGCCCCCGACATCCTGGAGAGCTGGAGCGATCGCCTCGCGCGCTTCATCTCGACGCTGAACAAGGGCGACGTCCTCGTCGTCGCGAACGTGCACGCCCTGGGGCGCGACCGTGAGGAGGAGGCCCGCACCGTCGCGGACCTGCGCCAGCGCGGCATCATGGTGAAGGTGCTCAGCCAGGATTCGCGGCACCTCGCCGACGCCATGCGCTGA
- a CDS encoding neutral zinc metallopeptidase, which translates to MTFNPDADISGHRTRRRGRTAAVAGGGVVGLGAIAVLVVSLLSGGEIDLSPFLGGGTGDQGSSSSEGTLDECDSGADANAKVECRIAGSQVALDEYWSGQLDGYTEPGMIVVDGQTSTACGTASNAVGPFYCPADATVYIDPTFFAVMQQQFGASAGDLAQLYIVGHEWGHHIQNTTGTMAEYPNNGTGPASNGVRMELQADCYAGAWIGDMTEATDADGDPYLETPTETQLEDALNAALVVGDDHIQEMSGFSNPESFTHGSSAQRQFWFANGYESGLGVCDTFAVPDSQLEAG; encoded by the coding sequence ATGACGTTCAACCCGGATGCCGACATCTCGGGCCACCGCACCAGGCGCCGTGGCCGGACAGCAGCCGTCGCGGGCGGGGGAGTGGTGGGACTCGGCGCGATCGCCGTGCTCGTCGTCAGCCTGCTCTCCGGCGGCGAGATCGACCTGTCGCCGTTCCTCGGCGGCGGTACCGGCGATCAGGGCTCGTCCTCGTCGGAGGGGACGCTGGACGAATGCGACTCCGGTGCGGATGCCAACGCGAAGGTCGAGTGCCGGATCGCGGGTTCGCAGGTCGCGCTGGACGAGTACTGGAGCGGGCAGCTCGACGGCTACACGGAGCCGGGGATGATCGTCGTGGACGGGCAGACCTCGACGGCGTGCGGCACGGCATCCAACGCGGTCGGACCGTTCTACTGCCCTGCGGATGCCACTGTCTACATCGACCCCACCTTCTTCGCCGTCATGCAGCAGCAGTTCGGCGCCTCAGCCGGCGACCTGGCCCAGCTCTACATCGTCGGTCACGAGTGGGGCCACCACATCCAGAACACCACCGGCACCATGGCGGAGTACCCGAACAACGGCACGGGGCCCGCCAGCAACGGCGTCCGGATGGAGCTGCAGGCCGACTGCTACGCCGGCGCCTGGATCGGGGACATGACCGAGGCGACCGACGCGGACGGCGATCCGTACCTGGAGACGCCCACCGAGACACAGCTCGAGGATGCCCTCAACGCGGCTCTCGTCGTCGGCGACGACCACATCCAGGAGATGTCCGGTTTCTCGAACCCCGAATCGTTCACCCACGGTTCCAGCGCGCAGCGCCAGTTCTGGTTCGCGAACGGGTACGAGAGCGGTCTCGGTGTGTGCGACACATTCGCCGTGCCGGACAGCCAGCTCGAAGCCGGGTAG
- a CDS encoding malate dehydrogenase, which yields MTTTITITGAGGQIGYALLFRIAAGDLLGPEEKVRLRLLEIPQGLKSAEGAALELQDGAFGLLEDVEVTDAADTAFAGCDLALLVGARPRGPGMERGDLLAANAGIFGPQGVAIAENAAPGVRVTVVGNPANTNALIAAASAEGVPAERFTALTRLDENRARAQLALALGAPVSDVRRVPIWGNHSATQFPDVSHATVAGRPASEALAERFDDVTGWLESSFIPRVAKRGAEIIEVRGSSSVASAANATIDHVRDWVHGTDDWTSAGVVSHGEYGVPDGLICSFPVRSIDGQWQIVDGLEPDAWAQARIDASVAELVEEREAVRALGLV from the coding sequence ATGACCACCACGATCACCATCACGGGTGCCGGAGGCCAGATCGGCTACGCCCTGCTGTTCCGCATCGCCGCCGGAGATCTGCTCGGACCGGAGGAGAAGGTCCGGTTGCGGCTGCTGGAGATCCCACAGGGGCTGAAGTCCGCCGAGGGCGCGGCGCTGGAGCTGCAGGACGGCGCGTTCGGACTGCTTGAGGACGTCGAAGTGACGGATGCCGCCGACACCGCCTTCGCGGGATGCGACCTCGCACTGCTGGTCGGCGCACGCCCCCGCGGCCCCGGCATGGAGCGCGGCGACCTGCTCGCGGCGAACGCCGGGATCTTCGGACCCCAGGGCGTCGCGATCGCCGAGAACGCGGCACCGGGTGTGCGGGTCACGGTGGTCGGCAATCCGGCGAACACCAACGCGCTGATCGCCGCGGCATCCGCTGAGGGAGTGCCTGCCGAACGGTTCACGGCGCTGACCCGGCTGGACGAGAACCGCGCCAGGGCGCAGCTCGCGCTCGCCCTCGGCGCGCCGGTCTCGGACGTGCGGCGCGTCCCGATCTGGGGCAACCATTCCGCCACGCAGTTCCCCGACGTCTCGCACGCCACAGTCGCCGGTCGACCGGCATCCGAGGCGCTGGCGGAGCGGTTCGACGACGTGACGGGGTGGCTCGAGTCGAGCTTCATCCCGCGGGTCGCGAAGCGCGGGGCGGAGATCATCGAGGTGCGCGGGTCCTCCTCGGTGGCCTCTGCCGCCAATGCGACGATCGATCACGTGCGCGACTGGGTCCACGGCACCGACGACTGGACAAGCGCCGGGGTGGTCTCGCACGGCGAGTACGGCGTTCCGGACGGGCTGATCTGCTCTTTCCCGGTGCGTTCGATCGACGGCCAGTGGCAGATCGTGGACGGCCTGGAACCGGATGCCTGGGCGCAGGCCCGCATCGACGCGTCGGTCGCCGAGCTCGTCGAAGAGCGGGAGGCGGTCCGCGCGCTCGGTCTGGTGTGA